In a genomic window of Saccharothrix sp. HUAS TT1:
- a CDS encoding DUF3662 and FHA domain-containing protein gives MGLVQRFERRLEGIVGNTFARVFGGNVVPQEVAQALQREAEGNIRELAGGRLLAPNHFQVLLGPQDHDRLAGDGQDELRITQLLGDSIREHLEESGWDTYGDVVVSLERSDALHTGQFRTSSSVDPDVKVASRRSAPPRTAGDGSMSQPPGYGQGQGQPAYDPYAQGGYGQQQQGYDQQGYGQQPGYDQQGYGQQQQQQQQPGYDQGYGQQGYDQGYGQQQQQGYDQGYGQQPGYDQGYGQQQPGYGQQGYDQGYGQQPGYDQGYGQQGYGQQPGYDQGYGQQGYGDPAQGYAPPAVQSGPRQLNATLHLDDGSNRTYNLKQGGNVVGRGQEADFRLPDTGVSRRHLEITWDGHSAMLADLGSTNGTTVNGTPVQTWQLAEGDVVRIGHSSLVYRTQG, from the coding sequence GTGGGCCTCGTACAGCGCTTCGAGCGCCGTCTCGAAGGCATCGTCGGCAACACCTTCGCGCGTGTGTTCGGCGGCAACGTCGTCCCGCAGGAAGTGGCCCAGGCACTGCAGCGGGAGGCGGAGGGCAACATCCGCGAGTTGGCGGGTGGCAGGCTGCTCGCTCCGAACCACTTCCAGGTCCTGCTGGGTCCGCAGGACCACGATCGGCTTGCCGGGGACGGTCAGGATGAACTACGCATCACCCAGCTTCTGGGCGACTCCATCCGGGAGCACCTCGAAGAGAGCGGATGGGATACCTATGGTGACGTCGTAGTCTCCCTGGAGCGCTCCGACGCGCTGCACACGGGACAGTTCCGAACCAGCTCGTCCGTCGACCCCGACGTGAAAGTTGCCAGCCGACGGTCAGCACCACCTCGCACTGCAGGAGACGGATCCATGAGCCAGCCTCCCGGCTACGGACAAGGACAGGGCCAGCCCGCCTACGACCCCTATGCGCAGGGCGGCTACGGCCAGCAGCAGCAGGGCTACGACCAGCAGGGCTACGGCCAGCAGCCCGGCTACGACCAGCAGGGCTACGGCCAACAGCAGCAGCAGCAGCAGCAGCCCGGTTACGACCAGGGTTACGGCCAGCAGGGCTACGACCAGGGTTACGGCCAGCAGCAGCAGCAAGGCTACGACCAGGGTTACGGCCAGCAGCCCGGTTACGACCAGGGCTACGGCCAGCAGCAGCCCGGGTACGGCCAGCAGGGCTACGACCAGGGTTACGGCCAGCAGCCCGGTTACGACCAGGGCTACGGCCAGCAGGGCTACGGGCAGCAGCCCGGCTACGACCAGGGCTACGGCCAGCAGGGCTACGGCGACCCGGCCCAGGGCTACGCCCCGCCCGCGGTCCAGTCCGGCCCGCGCCAGCTGAACGCGACGCTGCACCTGGACGACGGCTCGAACCGCACCTACAACCTCAAGCAGGGCGGCAACGTGGTCGGCCGCGGCCAGGAAGCGGACTTCCGGCTCCCCGACACCGGGGTCTCCAGGAGGCACCTGGAGATCACCTGGGACGGGCACAGTGCCATGCTCGCTGATCTCGGTTCGACAAACGGCACCACGGTGAACGGCACACCAGTGCAGACTTGGCAGCTCGCGGAAGGCGACGTCGTCCGCATCGGCCACTCCTCGCTGGTCTACCGCACCCAGGGCTGA
- a CDS encoding FHA domain-containing protein: MPELVMQLTRAGFLVLLWLFVLAALRVVRSDLYAASGLRVPTPKFGRGAAKAARGNKAARQLVVTHGALAGTRISLDGRPIMIGRADDSTLVLDDDFASTRHARLSMRGTDWYVEDLGSTNGTYLDRAKVTAPIRVPLGSPIRIGKTVIELRS, from the coding sequence GTGCCAGAGCTGGTGATGCAGCTGACCAGAGCGGGTTTCCTCGTCCTGCTCTGGTTGTTCGTGTTGGCTGCGCTTCGAGTGGTCCGCTCCGACCTGTACGCGGCGTCGGGGCTGCGCGTCCCGACGCCGAAGTTCGGCAGGGGCGCCGCCAAGGCCGCCCGGGGCAACAAGGCTGCCCGGCAGCTCGTCGTGACGCACGGCGCGCTGGCGGGCACGCGCATCTCCCTGGACGGCAGGCCGATCATGATCGGCCGCGCGGACGACTCCACGCTCGTGCTGGACGACGACTTCGCGTCGACCAGGCACGCGCGGCTGTCGATGCGCGGCACGGACTGGTACGTGGAGGACTTGGGCTCCACCAACGGCACTTATCTCGACCGGGCGAAGGTCACGGCCCCCATCCGGGTCCCGCTCGGCTCCCCGATCCGAATTGGCAAAACGGTGATCGAGCTGCGCTCATGA
- a CDS encoding PP2C family serine/threonine-protein phosphatase — translation MTLVLRYAARSDRGLVRSNNQDSVYAGPRLLALADGMGGHAAGEVASKVVIAALAPLDDDEPGDDLLGQLRDAVIAGNGAISELVQSDPDLDGMGTTLTAVLFAGTRLGMVHIGDSRAYMLRNGTFTQITHDDTFVQSLIDEGRITEEEAATHPQRSLLLRALTGHEVEPRLMVREARPGDRYLLCSDGLSGVVSMETLEEAIRIPDPQACADRMIELALKGGGPDNVTVVIADVVDIDFGDDAPIVGGAAGDGSEDPPPPDSPASRASSITGPRPLPPRVEQAPPPNPRRGRGNRLKALALVVFLLLLVVAAGLGTRWYVLRQYYVGTADNGEISVFRGVTGSVFGFDLHRWVEGSCPPGAQACEAITVDDLKVATRDVVRNGITDVNGLEGAREAIRRLRTEQTLQLCPKDDTGTTPGTSTSGTSTAGTTTTGSPTTAVDPSAASTEAPTSTTVEGTPLPTPVQKPGTDCRKGQ, via the coding sequence ATGACCCTCGTCCTCCGATACGCGGCCCGCAGCGACCGGGGTCTGGTCCGTTCCAACAACCAGGACTCCGTGTACGCGGGCCCACGCCTGCTCGCGCTCGCCGACGGCATGGGCGGCCACGCCGCGGGCGAGGTCGCCAGCAAGGTCGTCATCGCCGCCCTGGCCCCGCTGGACGACGACGAGCCGGGCGACGACCTGCTCGGTCAGCTGCGCGACGCGGTGATCGCCGGCAACGGCGCCATCTCCGAGCTGGTGCAGAGCGACCCCGACCTGGACGGCATGGGCACCACGCTCACCGCCGTGCTGTTCGCGGGCACGCGGCTGGGCATGGTGCACATCGGCGACTCCCGCGCCTACATGCTGCGCAACGGCACGTTCACGCAGATCACGCACGACGACACGTTCGTCCAGTCGTTGATCGACGAGGGGCGGATCACCGAGGAGGAAGCGGCCACGCACCCGCAGCGCTCACTGCTGCTGCGCGCGTTGACCGGCCACGAGGTGGAGCCGAGGCTGATGGTGCGGGAGGCCCGGCCGGGCGACCGCTACCTGCTGTGCTCGGACGGCCTGTCCGGCGTGGTCAGCATGGAGACGCTGGAAGAGGCGATCCGCATCCCGGACCCGCAGGCGTGCGCGGACCGGATGATCGAGCTGGCGCTCAAGGGCGGCGGCCCGGACAACGTCACCGTCGTCATCGCCGACGTGGTCGACATCGACTTCGGGGACGACGCCCCGATAGTGGGCGGCGCGGCCGGCGACGGCAGCGAAGACCCACCACCCCCCGACTCGCCCGCCTCGCGGGCGAGTTCCATCACCGGGCCCCGGCCGCTCCCGCCGCGGGTCGAGCAGGCGCCGCCGCCGAACCCCCGGCGCGGTCGCGGCAACCGGCTCAAGGCGCTCGCCCTGGTGGTGTTCCTGCTCCTGCTGGTGGTCGCGGCCGGGCTGGGCACCCGCTGGTACGTGCTGCGCCAGTACTACGTCGGCACGGCGGACAACGGCGAGATCTCGGTGTTCCGGGGCGTCACCGGCAGCGTGTTCGGCTTCGACCTGCACCGCTGGGTCGAGGGCTCGTGCCCGCCGGGCGCGCAGGCGTGCGAGGCGATCACGGTGGACGACCTGAAGGTCGCCACCCGGGACGTGGTGCGCAACGGCATCACCGACGTGAACGGCCTGGAGGGCGCCCGGGAGGCGATCCGCAGGCTGCGCACCGAGCAGACGTTGCAGCTCTGCCCGAAGGACGACACCGGGACCACCCCGGGCACGTCCACTTCGGGCACGTCCACCGCGGGCACGACCACCACCGGGTCGCCCACCACGGCCGTTGACCCGTCGGCAGCCTCGACCGAGGCGCCGACGTCCACCACGGTGGAGGGAACACCCCTCCCCACGCCCGTGCAGAAGCCGGGCACGGATTGTCGAAAGGGCCAGTAG
- a CDS encoding FtsW/RodA/SpoVE family cell cycle protein yields MGSPVTGAEGTPLAAASSTSPGLKPPTRRTTELFMLAFAAVLVTGALILVEANQEQELSLRILWLGLAYLGLLTVAHLAVRAWAPYADPVILPCVALLNGLGLVMIHRIDLAMADVKLPNNQVWSSAAPKQVLWTAIALVLFCTVLKVLSDHRTLARYGYTAGLLGLVALVLPGVLPSFIAPEINGAKIWLSFGAFSIQPGEFAKILLMVFFAAFLVSKRDLFTIAGRRVLGLDLPRARDLGPLIAAWAVGVSIMVLQKDLGSSLLFFGIVLVLLYVATERAAWVVLGVLMFCVGAFVAWKLFGHVQIRVQNWLDPFADPSGSGYQIVQSLFGLGTGALFGAGLGGGRPDQIPEANTDFITAVIGEELGFVGLAAVLVIYTVFALRGLRNALAVRDTFGKLLGGGLAFAVAFQIFIVVGGVTKLIPMTGITAPFLSYGGSSLLANYILVALLLRISDAARAPKTTPKPRPQQPAIADQFTVMVERPK; encoded by the coding sequence ATGGGTTCGCCGGTCACCGGCGCTGAGGGCACACCGCTCGCGGCGGCGAGCAGCACGTCGCCCGGGTTGAAGCCGCCCACGCGACGCACCACCGAGCTGTTCATGCTCGCGTTCGCCGCCGTCCTGGTGACCGGCGCGCTGATCCTGGTGGAGGCCAACCAGGAGCAGGAGCTGAGCCTGCGCATCCTCTGGCTCGGGCTGGCGTACCTGGGGCTGCTGACCGTGGCGCACCTCGCGGTGCGCGCCTGGGCCCCCTACGCCGACCCGGTGATCCTGCCGTGCGTCGCGCTGCTCAACGGCCTCGGCCTGGTCATGATCCACCGGATCGACCTGGCCATGGCGGACGTGAAGCTGCCGAACAACCAGGTGTGGTCGTCCGCCGCGCCCAAGCAGGTGCTGTGGACGGCGATAGCGCTGGTGCTGTTCTGCACCGTGCTGAAGGTGCTGTCCGACCACCGCACGCTGGCCCGCTACGGCTACACGGCGGGTCTGCTCGGCCTGGTCGCGCTGGTGCTGCCGGGCGTGCTGCCGAGCTTCATCGCGCCGGAGATCAACGGCGCGAAGATCTGGCTGAGCTTCGGCGCGTTCTCCATCCAGCCGGGCGAGTTCGCGAAGATCCTGCTGATGGTGTTCTTCGCGGCGTTCCTGGTGTCGAAGCGGGACCTGTTCACCATCGCGGGCCGCCGGGTGCTCGGCCTGGACCTGCCGCGCGCCCGCGACCTCGGCCCGCTGATCGCGGCGTGGGCGGTCGGCGTGAGCATCATGGTCCTGCAGAAGGACCTGGGCAGCTCGCTGCTGTTCTTCGGCATCGTGCTGGTGCTGCTGTACGTGGCGACCGAGCGGGCCGCGTGGGTGGTGCTCGGCGTGCTGATGTTCTGCGTCGGCGCGTTCGTGGCGTGGAAGCTGTTCGGGCACGTGCAGATCCGGGTGCAGAACTGGCTGGACCCGTTCGCCGACCCGTCCGGCTCCGGCTACCAGATCGTGCAGTCGCTGTTCGGCCTCGGCACCGGCGCGCTGTTCGGCGCGGGCCTGGGCGGCGGCCGGCCGGACCAGATCCCGGAGGCCAACACCGACTTCATCACCGCGGTGATCGGCGAGGAGCTGGGCTTCGTCGGCCTGGCCGCGGTGCTGGTGATCTACACCGTGTTCGCCCTGCGCGGCCTGCGCAACGCCCTCGCGGTGCGGGACACGTTCGGCAAGCTGCTCGGCGGCGGCCTGGCGTTCGCGGTGGCGTTCCAGATCTTCATCGTGGTCGGCGGCGTGACGAAGCTGATCCCGATGACCGGCATCACGGCGCCGTTCCTGTCCTACGGCGGCTCGTCGCTGCTGGCCAACTACATCCTGGTCGCGCTGCTGCTGCGCATCTCGGACGCGGCCCGCGCGCCGAAGACGACGCCGAAGCCGCGACCGCAGCAGCCGGCCATCGCCGACCAGTTCACAGTGATGGTGGAGCGTCCGAAATGA
- a CDS encoding peptidoglycan D,D-transpeptidase FtsI family protein — translation MNTPLRRVGLAMMAMILLLLGNATYVQVIKADDYRKNPLNRRVILDQYSRERGQIISADDVPLAGVQRVDDRLRYLRTYANGPAFAPVTGYFSTLYGAGGLERVEDDLLNGSDDRLFARRLSDLITGRDPKGGSLQLTINAKLQEAAFAQLQGVTGTVVAIRPQTGEILAMASTPSYDPNVLASHDVDVQEEAWVGFDADASKPMLNRAIHENYPPGSTFKLVVTAAALAEGKTKDSEVDGRPVITLPGTNTPLPNFNDTNCGNGVTASLQEALAKSCNTAFAVLAAELGVDKLRDQAAQFGIGEQDLTIPLSVVPSGLGPIPDKPSIYQTGIGQKDVRVTPLVNAMMAATIANGGVRMEPHLVGKILAPDLQVISETKPDEAGEAMEPDHATALRDMMIASENNTGGGGKLSGVTIASKTGTAEHGDDVRSTNPHAWYVAFAPAEEPEIAIAVIVENGGQQGLSATGGRVAAPIGRAVIGAYLGGR, via the coding sequence ATGAACACACCGCTCCGCCGGGTCGGCCTCGCCATGATGGCGATGATCCTCCTGCTGTTGGGCAACGCCACGTACGTGCAGGTCATCAAGGCCGACGACTACCGCAAGAACCCGCTGAACCGGCGGGTGATCCTGGACCAGTACTCGCGCGAGCGCGGCCAGATCATCTCCGCCGACGACGTGCCGCTGGCGGGCGTGCAGCGGGTGGACGACCGGCTGCGGTACCTGCGCACCTACGCCAACGGGCCCGCGTTCGCGCCGGTGACCGGCTACTTCTCCACGCTGTACGGCGCGGGCGGCCTGGAGCGCGTCGAGGACGACCTGCTCAACGGCTCGGACGACCGGCTGTTCGCGCGCCGGTTGTCGGACCTGATCACCGGCCGCGACCCCAAGGGCGGCAGCCTCCAGCTGACCATCAACGCCAAGCTGCAGGAGGCGGCGTTCGCGCAGCTGCAGGGCGTGACCGGCACGGTGGTCGCGATCAGGCCGCAGACCGGCGAGATCCTGGCCATGGCGAGCACCCCGTCCTACGACCCGAACGTGCTGGCCAGCCACGACGTGGACGTGCAGGAGGAGGCGTGGGTCGGCTTCGACGCGGACGCGTCCAAGCCGATGCTCAACCGCGCGATCCACGAGAACTACCCGCCCGGCTCGACGTTCAAGCTGGTGGTGACGGCGGCGGCGCTGGCCGAGGGCAAGACCAAGGACAGCGAGGTCGACGGCCGGCCGGTGATCACGCTGCCGGGCACGAACACCCCGCTGCCGAACTTCAACGACACCAACTGCGGCAACGGCGTCACCGCGTCGCTGCAGGAAGCGCTGGCGAAGTCGTGCAACACGGCGTTCGCGGTGCTGGCCGCCGAGCTGGGCGTGGACAAGCTGCGCGACCAGGCGGCGCAGTTCGGCATCGGCGAGCAGGACCTGACGATCCCGCTGTCCGTGGTGCCCTCCGGGCTGGGCCCGATCCCGGACAAGCCGTCGATCTACCAGACGGGCATCGGCCAGAAGGACGTCCGGGTGACGCCGCTGGTCAACGCGATGATGGCGGCGACCATCGCCAACGGCGGCGTGCGGATGGAGCCGCACCTGGTCGGCAAGATCCTGGCGCCCGACCTCCAGGTGATCAGCGAGACCAAGCCGGACGAGGCGGGCGAGGCGATGGAGCCCGACCACGCCACCGCGCTGCGGGACATGATGATCGCCTCGGAGAACAACACCGGCGGCGGCGGCAAGCTCAGCGGCGTGACCATCGCGTCCAAGACGGGCACCGCCGAGCACGGTGACGACGTCCGCTCGACCAACCCGCACGCCTGGTACGTGGCGTTCGCGCCGGCCGAGGAACCGGAGATCGCGATCGCGGTCATCGTGGAGAACGGCGGCCAGCAGGGCCTGTCGGCCACCGGCGGCCGGGTCGCCGCCCCGATCGGCCGCGCGGTCATCGGCGCCTACCTCGGGGGACGCTGA
- a CDS encoding serine/threonine-protein kinase produces MLTSGQLLAERYRLSKRIAVGGMGEVWEADDTRLDRKVAVKVLKAELSGDAEFLNRFRIEARTTASLNHPGIAAVHDYGETASIPDGPEDTAYLVMELVEGEPLAAIIARGRLGPDRTLDLLEQAGNALQAAHERGLVHRDVKPGNILVTPTGTVKITDFGIAKAADAAPVTHSGMVMGTAHYIAPEQALGHAAEPASDVYALAVCGYECLTGHRPFLSENAVTVAMMHIRDIAPPLPPDVPPGPRALIEATLVKDPRQRYRNGGEFASAVGAVRAGQPLPAPSGLAMAVGAPMGPMTPPPTQRAHPGVPVTHPGSRPGMQPVPPGMNTPHTGAFRPLPPGGGQPGRNRAVLWVMVAVLVVALLVLGVVVLRWVVKDDEVPGGANQQGTTSARPLDDSTDRLPGKPKVTIMKSDYVDLPVDEVAKELSGHGLEPEVRSEDGGAPRDPERCLVSDLAPAGEVAIGSRVTVTCVPT; encoded by the coding sequence ATGCTGACCTCCGGCCAGTTGCTCGCCGAGCGGTACCGCCTCAGCAAGCGGATCGCGGTCGGGGGCATGGGCGAGGTCTGGGAGGCGGACGACACCCGGTTGGACCGCAAGGTCGCGGTGAAGGTGCTGAAGGCGGAGCTGAGCGGCGACGCCGAGTTCCTGAACCGGTTCCGGATCGAGGCGCGGACCACCGCCTCGCTCAACCACCCGGGCATCGCCGCCGTGCACGACTACGGCGAGACCGCGTCGATCCCGGACGGGCCGGAGGACACCGCCTACCTGGTGATGGAGCTGGTCGAGGGCGAGCCGCTGGCGGCGATCATCGCGCGCGGCAGGCTCGGCCCGGACCGCACGCTCGACCTGCTGGAGCAGGCGGGCAACGCGCTGCAGGCCGCGCACGAGCGCGGGCTCGTGCACCGGGACGTGAAGCCGGGCAACATCCTGGTGACCCCGACCGGCACGGTGAAGATCACCGACTTCGGCATCGCGAAGGCCGCCGACGCCGCGCCGGTCACGCACAGCGGCATGGTGATGGGCACGGCCCACTACATCGCGCCGGAGCAGGCCCTCGGGCACGCCGCCGAGCCCGCGTCGGACGTGTACGCGCTGGCGGTGTGCGGCTACGAGTGCCTGACCGGGCACCGGCCGTTCCTGTCCGAGAACGCGGTGACGGTCGCGATGATGCACATCCGCGACATCGCGCCGCCGCTGCCGCCGGACGTGCCGCCCGGCCCGCGGGCGCTGATCGAGGCGACCCTGGTGAAGGACCCCCGGCAGCGGTACCGCAACGGCGGCGAGTTCGCGTCCGCGGTGGGCGCGGTGCGCGCGGGGCAGCCGCTGCCGGCGCCGTCCGGGCTCGCGATGGCGGTCGGCGCGCCGATGGGTCCGATGACGCCGCCGCCCACCCAGCGCGCCCATCCCGGCGTCCCGGTGACCCACCCCGGGTCCCGTCCGGGGATGCAACCCGTCCCACCAGGCATGAACACTCCGCACACGGGCGCTTTCCGTCCGTTGCCGCCGGGAGGCGGGCAACCGGGGCGCAATCGCGCCGTGCTGTGGGTTATGGTCGCTGTGCTGGTGGTCGCGCTGCTGGTGCTCGGCGTGGTCGTGCTGCGCTGGGTGGTCAAGGATGACGAGGTGCCCGGTGGGGCGAACCAGCAGGGCACCACGAGCGCCCGCCCGCTGGACGACTCGACCGACCGGCTGCCCGGCAAGCCGAAGGTGACGATCATGAAGTCCGACTACGTCGACCTGCCGGTGGACGAGGTCGCGAAGGAGCTCTCCGGGCACGGCCTGGAACCCGAGGTGCGCTCCGAGGACGGGGGCGCGCCGCGGGATCCGGAGCGGTGCCTGGTGTCGGACCTGGCGCCGGCCGGTGAGGTTGCGATCGGCTCACGGGTCACGGTGACGTGTGTGCCGACTTAA
- a CDS encoding aminodeoxychorismate/anthranilate synthase component II gives MRVLVVDNYDSFVYNLVQYLAQLGVECVVRRNDAVELDEIGEVGGVLVSPGPSTPDRAGRSMDVIRHCADNGVPVFGVCLGHQAIGAVWGGTVDLAPELLHGKTSVVHHNGGGVLKGVPSPFTATRYHSLTVLPDTIPAEFEVTGRTESGVVMAMRHRELPVEGVQFHPESVLTEGGHRMLANWLAGCGFEVPEATVAQLENGMRRLAAAALAK, from the coding sequence ATGCGCGTGCTCGTGGTCGACAACTACGACAGCTTCGTCTACAACCTCGTCCAGTACCTGGCCCAGCTCGGGGTCGAGTGCGTGGTCCGGCGCAACGACGCCGTCGAGCTGGACGAGATCGGCGAGGTCGGCGGCGTCCTCGTCAGCCCCGGCCCCAGCACGCCGGACCGGGCGGGCCGGAGCATGGACGTCATCCGCCACTGCGCGGACAACGGCGTCCCGGTGTTCGGCGTGTGCCTCGGCCACCAGGCCATCGGCGCGGTGTGGGGCGGCACGGTCGACCTCGCGCCGGAGCTGCTGCACGGCAAGACCAGCGTGGTGCACCACAACGGCGGGGGCGTGCTCAAGGGCGTGCCGAGCCCGTTCACCGCGACCCGCTACCACTCGCTGACCGTGCTGCCGGACACCATCCCGGCCGAGTTCGAGGTGACCGGCCGCACCGAGTCCGGCGTGGTGATGGCCATGCGGCACCGCGAGCTGCCGGTCGAGGGCGTCCAGTTCCACCCGGAGTCCGTGCTCACCGAGGGCGGCCACCGGATGCTGGCGAACTGGCTCGCCGGGTGCGGGTTCGAGGTGCCCGAGGCGACCGTCGCCCAGCTGGAGAACGGGATGCGCCGGCTCGCCGCGGCGGCCCTCGCGAAGTAG
- the pknB gene encoding Stk1 family PASTA domain-containing Ser/Thr kinase, whose protein sequence is MSTPRLLSNRYELGETLGYGGMSEVHKGRDVRLGRDVAIKVLRADLARDAQFQERFRREAQNSAALNHPAIVAVYDTGETQTEYGPLPYIVMEFVDGRTLRDIVKTQGPLSGKRAMEVMADVSAALDFSHRHGIVHRDVKPANVMITRSGAVKVMDFGIARAVHDGQAAVTQTAAVIGTAQYLSPEQARGEAVDGRSDVYASGCVLFELLTGEPPFTGDSPVAVAYQHVREEPKPPSSLNPKVTPALDSIVLKAMAKGPANRYQSAAEMRADLVRVLSGQRPSAPAVMTAEDRTAVLNQTSSPRTEVASTGGGRHRPAAQRDDPDEYDPLTEEEEERRARRKKTIMIALVVLLCVAVLALATWITTSLMGGDDTTAVPDKVKVPVLVGKEQSAANAELQAKELTGVVETLPCQPGTTPTCTADQIGKVISTDPPANKEVDKRSTVRLVIGAAPEPAPVPDVKGLSATDAQKRLEAESWIYQQATETTEVDDPNLVNKVVAQSPNAGITAPKGSAITVTLGRAPDTVQLPDVTGQTVENARATLEGNGFKVQTKDVDSAEPLNEVIAQNPQPGRFEKGALVTLSVSKNNQFKMPDLRGLTENQARSKLSQAGWTGNDLTVSDREAVNDISQNGKIQDQEIKADAPVAKNARINVIVGEFKVGGGGPTTTR, encoded by the coding sequence ATGAGCACTCCGCGACTGCTCTCCAACCGCTACGAACTGGGTGAGACGCTCGGCTACGGCGGTATGTCGGAGGTGCACAAGGGCCGGGACGTCCGGCTCGGCCGCGACGTGGCCATCAAGGTGCTGCGCGCCGACCTCGCCCGGGACGCCCAGTTCCAGGAGCGGTTCCGTCGCGAGGCCCAGAACTCGGCGGCGCTGAACCACCCGGCCATCGTCGCGGTCTACGACACCGGTGAGACCCAGACCGAGTACGGCCCGCTGCCCTACATCGTGATGGAGTTCGTCGACGGCCGCACGCTGCGCGACATCGTCAAGACGCAGGGGCCGCTGTCGGGCAAGCGGGCGATGGAGGTCATGGCCGACGTGTCGGCCGCGCTGGACTTCAGCCACCGGCACGGCATCGTGCACCGGGACGTGAAGCCCGCGAACGTCATGATCACCCGGTCGGGCGCGGTCAAGGTGATGGACTTCGGCATCGCGCGCGCCGTGCACGACGGGCAGGCCGCGGTGACCCAGACCGCCGCCGTGATAGGGACCGCGCAGTACCTGTCGCCGGAGCAGGCCCGCGGCGAGGCGGTGGATGGCCGGTCCGACGTGTACGCGTCGGGCTGCGTGCTGTTCGAGCTGCTGACCGGCGAGCCGCCGTTCACCGGCGACTCGCCCGTGGCGGTGGCCTACCAGCACGTGCGCGAGGAGCCGAAGCCGCCGTCGTCGCTGAACCCGAAGGTGACGCCCGCGCTGGACTCGATCGTGCTGAAGGCGATGGCGAAGGGGCCGGCCAACCGGTACCAGTCGGCCGCCGAGATGCGCGCGGACCTGGTGCGCGTGCTGTCCGGCCAGCGCCCGTCGGCGCCCGCCGTGATGACCGCCGAGGACCGCACCGCGGTGCTCAACCAGACCTCCTCGCCGCGCACCGAGGTCGCCTCGACCGGCGGCGGCAGGCACCGGCCCGCGGCGCAGCGCGACGACCCGGACGAGTACGACCCCCTCACCGAGGAGGAAGAGGAGCGGCGCGCCCGGCGCAAGAAGACGATCATGATCGCCCTGGTCGTCCTGCTGTGCGTCGCCGTGCTGGCGCTGGCCACGTGGATCACCACCTCGCTGATGGGCGGCGACGACACCACCGCCGTCCCGGACAAGGTGAAGGTGCCGGTGCTGGTCGGCAAGGAGCAGTCGGCGGCGAACGCCGAGCTGCAGGCCAAGGAGCTCACCGGCGTGGTCGAGACGCTGCCGTGCCAGCCGGGGACGACGCCCACCTGCACCGCCGACCAGATCGGCAAGGTGATCTCGACCGACCCGCCGGCGAACAAGGAAGTGGACAAGCGCAGCACGGTCAGGCTGGTGATCGGCGCCGCCCCCGAGCCCGCGCCGGTGCCCGACGTCAAGGGCCTGAGCGCGACCGACGCGCAGAAGCGGCTGGAGGCCGAGAGCTGGATCTACCAGCAGGCCACCGAGACCACCGAGGTCGACGACCCGAACCTGGTCAACAAGGTCGTCGCGCAGTCGCCGAACGCCGGCATCACCGCGCCCAAGGGCAGCGCCATCACGGTGACGCTGGGCCGGGCGCCGGACACCGTGCAGCTGCCGGACGTGACCGGCCAGACGGTCGAGAACGCCAGGGCGACCCTGGAGGGCAACGGGTTCAAGGTGCAGACCAAGGACGTCGACAGCGCCGAGCCGCTGAACGAGGTCATCGCCCAGAACCCGCAGCCGGGCCGGTTCGAGAAGGGCGCGCTGGTCACGCTGAGCGTGTCGAAGAACAACCAGTTCAAGATGCCGGACCTGCGCGGGCTCACCGAGAACCAGGCCCGCAGCAAGCTCAGCCAGGCCGGGTGGACCGGCAACGACCTGACCGTCAGCGACCGGGAAGCGGTCAACGACATCAGCCAGAACGGCAAGATCCAGGACCAGGAGATCAAGGCCGACGCCCCGGTGGCCAAGAACGCGCGGATCAACGTGATCGTCGGCGAGTTCAAGGTGGGCGGCGGCGGGCCGACGACCACCAGGTAG